The DNA region CTTCCAGACCCTGCAGGTCCTCACCTTCATCCTCCCCTGCCTCGTGATACCTTCCCAGATGCTCCTGGAGAACTTCTCAGCTGCTGTCCCAGGCCACCGATGCTGGACACACCTGCTGGACAACGGCTCTGCGGTTCCCGCAAACATGACCCTCAAGGCCCTTCTGACCATCTCCATCCCGCCAGGCCCCAACTGGGAGCCCCACCAATGCCGCCGCTTCCGCCAGCCACAGTGGCAGCTCTTGGACCCCAATGCCACGGCCACCAGCTGGAATGAGGCCGACACGGAGCCGTGTGTGGACGGCTGGGTCTATGACCGCAGCGTCTTCACCTCCACCATCGTGGCCAAGGTAGGGCCTCCCCCAGAGCCACTCGAGTGGAGGTCAGAGTCATGGATCAGGTTGGTTGGACTCCAAGGTCCAGTCCTGGGAGGGACCCGCCTCCTCAGGCCCTGCTCACTCACGAGCCTCTCAGCCCCTCCTCAGCCACACACAGGGGAGTGGGTGGCAGGGATCCGTCTACAGATGGGGCCAGCCCAGGCTCCTGGAAGTGCGGGGGCACCTGGACATTCGCCAGCCTCGTCTGGTCCCGGCCCTGTTGACCCATCAGCCATGACTTCAGGCAACTCGGCTGCAGGGGAGTCAGGGGTAAGGGGGGGTCTGGCTGAACTGACCCAACAGGCTTCTTGCTGAGACAGGCCAGGGTGACCAGATATCACCCTAGAGGTGGGTGGAGGATGAGGAACCTGATCGGATATCGAGGCTGGAGTCAGAGgggattcttgctaaactgaTTCAGCAGGGTcctttgctaaaactggattttatgaGGAAGCGCCCAGATGGGCCCAGGAGAAGGTTCAGGAACCTGACTAAAGTTTAGCCAAGCAAAGACTTCTGGTCACCCCACGCCCATTTCCTGATTGGTGATGATGGGCCAGATTCAGATCAGGGCTCCGGTTCCAAGATGAGCAGGGAGCCTTCAAGAAGCATCCATTCCACTGGTGAATCCACTCAGTTGACATGTAAACCCCTCCTAGCAGCAAAGCCACCCCTCGCCCTGCACCTGCGAAGTGGCAGACACATTTCCACTGCGTCTCTGCTGCCACAACCTCGCCACAATCTTGTGGGATGGATCCTATGACAGTCCCCATTTaataacagagaaaaggaaaacacagagaggttaaggggCTGTCCCAGGCTTCACAACTAGAGTGTCCTAGAGCCTGATTCAATCCCGGCAGTCTGCATGGGGGACAAAAGCAAGGTTGCGAGGGGCGAGGAGGGGCAGCCTCCTTCAGGCAGATGGTTGGGGATGGCCTCTCCAAAGAGGCAACATTGACACTGAGACTTGGATGGTGAGGGGAGGAATCGGTGAAGGTCAGGAGCCCCACAGAGCAAAGGTCATGCATAGAAGCATGTCTGGGATTTGAAGGAGCTGAACAAGGCCCAGTGCATCTGGGCACAGGTGCTGAGGGGCCAGAAGCAGGTGCAGGGGCATGCTCtggaaatgggattttctttttttttttttttctgagacagagtctcactctgtcacccaagctggagtgtagtggcgcaaatATGACTGACTGCAGCTTCTAACTCCCAGCCTCCAATGATCCTTGTGgcttggcctccccagtagctaggactataggtgcataccaccatgcccagctaatttttttttcttttttttgacactgaatcttgctctattgtccaggctagagtgcaatggcacaatctcagctcactgcaacctccgcctcccgggtccaagcgattctccagcctcagcctcccaagtagctgggattacaggcatgtacaaccactcctggctaatttttgtatttttagtagagaaggggtttcactgtgttagtcaggctggtcttgaactcctgacctctggtgatccacccacctcagtctctcaaagtgctgggattacaggcatgagccaccacacctgacttaatttttaaaatttttagtagatacgagaTCTGACTACatggcccagactggtctcgaattcctgagctgaAAGGATCCTCCAGCCccggcattccaaagtgctgggattacaggcatgagccactgtgcctggaattTCCTTTTAAATGCAAAGAACCTCATCATCGTCATCCTCATTGGAGGGTTTGGAGCATGGAAGTGATTTGGTCTGACTTGCATTTTCAAGAGGTCACTTTGCATGATGGAGAAGCTCTGTGAGGGCATGGGGGACCCGCTGGAGGCCACTGCAGCTGCCCgggtgggaggggagagaggtgGGGGGAGCTGTTGGGCCTCAGTGGAGGACAGGCTTGGGGACGGGTGTGGGGTGTTCAGGCAAAGGATGACCGGTCCTGGGCTGGAGCCACTGTAAAAATCCCAGCGAACAGTGCCAAGCTCTCTCTAGTCATCCTCACTGCTGATGAGAGGACCAGATCATGGCTCCGTCTCTAGAGGAGAGGATAGCCCAGCTGAGGCAGTGGCTCTGCCACATCCACCTGGCCAGCACTCAGTAGAAGTGGAAGCCAAGCCTGTCATGTCACCCCTGCCAGCCattccctgcccctgcctcccactgCCCACCTTGCCTGCCACCTCACTGCCCACCACTGCCAGGTACTGCCGGACACAGCCACACATTGCCTGCCGAACTTCTTTTTACCAAGAAATTGTTCATTTTCATACCACTTCTGCCCCTTCAAGGCCCTGCTGCCCATTAGAGTCTGTCCTCCGCATGAGGGGCCACTGGGCCCCGTGGAGAGGCCTCCACACAGCTGGCAGACACAGAGCCAGGTCGCACTCTGTCCTGCAGCTGGGTTTCCCGTGGGGGGTTGTAGCCCCATGGTCAGCAGGTCTCTTCTACCTCTGTGACCTGGCACTGGGAGTCCAGGGACCCTAGTGTGGGTGGCTGGCCCCAAGGGCTCAGGCTGGCCAGGCGTCCCTCGGCCACACCCAGCCCCACGATTCCACACCCCCCaagctgagccactgcaccctcctCTTGCAGTGGGACCTGGTGTGCAGCTCCCAGGGCTTGAAGCCCCTGAGCCAGTCCATCTTCATGTCCGGGATCCTGGTGGGCTCCTTTATCTGGGGCCTCGTCTCCTATCGGTGAGTGCCTCCgctcctcccagcccccagctccctCAAAACAGAATTGAAGACTGTGGGGCAGAAGGTTCAGAAATGTCAGGCGAGCACCCCATCCCCCCCTCcatctccctcctgcctcctctgtTTCTTCCCTCCCCTGGCCATCCCCACCAACCCACAGACTATTCCGGGTCCCCACCTCAGCAAGTTCCCCCAGACCCTGGCCTGGGTCCCCTCACAGGGAGGCCACCCCAGACCATCTCCCACTGCCCCCATTCCCTCTTCCATACTCCAGCCAGATGGTCATAGGCCTCCTCCATGTGGCCGTGCTTGGACCCTGTGCCTCAGAGCCGTCCTGGCTCCCCATCCTCCTCTCCTCTGTCCTTTGTCCCCCAGTCTCAAAGCCTTTCCAGAAGCCTCACGTGGGCCAAACACTGGCTAGGTGCAAGGGACACCCCCAGCAGAGATGGGGGAAGGGGCGGTAGGGAGGCTGGGAGACAAGTGTCTGCTCTTCCCCAGCTTGGAGCCAAGCAGGGCTCAGGACACAGGTGAGTAAGTTAGGCCACCTTGGAATGTGAAGGGGGCTAGGGAACAGGGCACAGGTAATGGGCACGCCGGGGCCGGCCGGCAGGACTGGATACGTCTCATACCAGGTGACACCGAAACCCAGGCCTGCTGCCGGGAAGAAGCGTTCTCTGTGACATACTTTCTTCTCTCGGCTTCCAGAACATCCTCACTGCTGGTTTTCCTTCCACCTCCCAGGAAGctgttccccttccccctcctcctgctacccctcctcctgctccccctcctccctctcttcctgttGTGGGAGCTGAGCTGCTGATTCCTCGCCACCCCACTCGCTCCCTCAGCAGCCTCCATCAGAGGACACGGACCCCCGACCCATGGGCCCCTCTGCACCTGTGCTGTCCCCTGGCCTCCCTTCCTCACCCCACACTCGCCTGGCTCTTCCTCCAGGACGCACTCAGCCCAAGCCCCTCCCTGCCACAGCATCTGCTTGCCTGAGCCACCATCTCCTCCCACCAGGCAGGCCGCAACCCCTCACAGGTGTCCTCTACAGTGGCCATCCACGCTGCCACAGCACTGAGTGACTTTGCAAAATCTTGGAGGTTGATCTGGTCAATAAAAGCTGGCCGGAAGTCCTCCAAGGGCCCCACTGCACTGAAGACAGTCCCTTTCTGCCCACCCCCTGCCCTGCGCTGGGcatcctcccacccccagctccacCAGCCTCCTCCTGGAGCCCCCTGCACCCCTGCAGAGTGCCTCAGTGACTGTGCTTCACCCAGAAGCTCCTGCCCACGCTGCCTGGTGCCCACACACAGGCCATAGCTCAATGCTCTTCCTTGGGGAGGCCCTTCCAGGCCACAGAGCCAGAGACTCCTGCCCAGCCCCAGGCATGACTATCCCAACCCCTCCTTACTTCCCTCatcacagtgcctggctctgACCATGACTGGCTGGCTTAAGTCTTGTTTATTGTCCATGTCCCCACAAGCACACAGGAACCCAGGGACTGTGCCCCAGAGCCCAGCTCAGCACCGTGGCAGACATGCAGCCATTATTTTAGGAATGGAGGACTGCCTTCCCGCTCCCTCCTACCACCACCCTACCGGCTCTGGGGTCTGACTACCTGGGTCTGAATCCCAGCCTTACCACACCCAGTCTTGTTCTACAAGGTAGatctcttcccttctctgggcctcagttttcccccaGCAGTGGGGCCTCGCACCTGCCCACACAGTTGTCGTGAGGATGAAACGAGCATCCTTGCTCCTGGATGCTGCTCAGACAGGCATGGCCAAGGTCCACCTCGCATCTCCGTTCTGAGCAGCACGGGCTTGAGTGGCACTAAATGCAGTCTCTGGTTCAGACTCAGCCAGCCTGGAGGCCACTGCGGCCCAGGGCACTTGGGCAGGGCCGAGGGCTCTGCATTGCCCCATGAGGACCCCTTTCACAGTGCACAGATGAGAGCAGTGCCTTGCAAAGTCTCAGCCTCCTCACTCCCCAGCCCCTTGCCCAGTGTCTCGATTCTCATAGCAGCCCTGTGAGGCATGTCCTTATGGATGCCCTTgtgttacagatggggaaactgaggctcagagatgtcgAGTCACATGCTCAGGGTCACCCAGGAAGGACAGAGCTGGGGCTCAAACCCAGGCATCTGATGCCCAAAcctgtgttcttttttatttatttattagagacagaggctcactctgttgttcagcctgcagtgcagaggcatgatgatagctcactgcagccttgaactcctgggctcaagctatcctccctcctcagcctcccaagtagctgggaccacagaagcctggctaattttttaaatttatttagaagagactgaggtctcactatgttgcccaggctggtcctgaactcctggcctaaagtgatcctccagcctcagtctcccaaagtgctgggattacaggcatgaaccaccgtgcccagccccaaaccTCATGTTCTTAAACATTGAGACCGAACTGCACCCTCCCGTGGCAAGGTACTGCCACTTTTATAACAGAAACACTCTGAGTGTACCCCTAAAAGTTCCAAGAAAGATGAGCCTCCTGCAGGAGACCCCCTGGCGTTGTTGAACTCCCAGAAGGCAAGTGCCTGCCCACATATCCACGTCCTCAGGGGCCCCTCTCCAGGCCCCGTGTGCTTCTCTCCTTTGACAGGTTTGGGCGGAAGCCGATGCTGAGCTGGTGCTGCCTGCAGTTGGCCGTGGCGGGCACCAGCACCATCTTTGCCCCAACATTTGTCATCTACTGTGGCCTGCGGTTCGTGGCCGCTTTTGGGATGGCTGGCATCTTTCTGAGTTCACTAACACTGAGTGAGTCCCCAGCTCAGCGCGCTGCTGCCATGGGGGcgggggtggcaggagagaatgGGGCTCAGGTCGCCGCATGAGGCCTCACCTGCACGTGTCTGCATCCTGCAGTGGTGGAATGGACCATGACCAGCAGGAGGGCGGCCACCATGACGGTGGTGGGATGTGCCTTCAGCGCAGGCCAGGCGGCACTTGGTGGCCTGGCCTTTGCCCTGCGGGACTGGAGGACCCTCCAGCTGGCAGCATCAGTGCCCTTTTTTGCCATCTCCCTGATATCCTGGTCAGTATGATGTGGGACCTTTTCCTTAGGAGACCCAGGGTGGGAGGGTATCCCTTCACTTTCACTTCTCTGACTGGCAGGAGGTCCAGAGCCATGGAGTGCCACAGAAGGGCCGTGGTGTGAGTGGGGCCCTCACTGGGGAGGGACATTGGAGATTGGCAGTCCTAGGCTGAGCGTTGCAGCCCAAGGTCTGTGGCTCCCATCCAGCCCAGACAGGCCAAGATGGGCCGGCACAGCATTGGTTCAaatggtgatttaaaaaatatatttgtaactagttgctaacatttaaaaatcagaagatttgcccgggcgcggtggctcaagcctgtaatcccagcactttgggaggccgagacgggcggatcacgaggtcaggagatcgagaccatcctggctaacacggtgaaaccccgtctctactaaaaatacaaaaaactagccgggcgaggtggcgggcgcctgtagtcccagctactcgggaggctgaggcaggagaatggcgtaaacctaggaggcggagcttgcagtgagctgagatctggccactgcactccagcctgggcggcagagcaagactccgtctcaaaaaaaaaaaaaaaaacagaagatttttaaaacaaacaaaagcagtaTTTTTACCTTCTCTGGAAAAACTGGAAGATCCAGGGGCACTGGGCCAAAGTTCGGCCACAGTGGAAGCAGCCGCTCTCCCAGCCCCCAGGCCCCACCGCCGCCGTCCCCTGGGCTGAGGCTGTGGGCATCGTCCCTCCCCAACGCTTGCACAGCCCCCACCCACCGGCTTCACTCCTTCACATACAGGGCGGACCAACATTGGATATGAAAATAGATCGTTGTCACTACAGTTTTAGGAGTTGCAAAAATCCCTGAAGTATGGAAATTCCTCCTTGGATTGGCACTGAGGAAGGAGACACAGATAGGTGCAGAGGGTCTTAGGTGCTAGGGACACACaagtgaacaaaacaggcaaaaacCAGGGGCCCCATGGAGCTTACGTTTCATACACAGATCAATAAGTGAAGAGGAAGGCCATCCCTTACAATAATTAGGCCATCCCTGCCACACTGATCAGGTGTGTACTAGGCGCTTACTAACATATCTTCTAATAAGGAAGATGATGCCATTAccgccattttctttttttttttttttttgagacggagtctcgctctgttgcccaggctggagtgcagtggccagatctcagctcactgcaagctccgcctcccgggtttacaccattctcctgcctcagcctccagagtagctgggactacaggcgcccgccacctcgcccggctagttttttttgtattttttagtagagacggggtttcaccgtgttagccaggatggtctcgatctcctgacctcgtgatccgcccgtctcggcctcccaaagtgctgggattacaggcttgagccaccgcgcccagcccttacCGCCATTTTCAAATGAAGGACCGAGACCTAGAAAGGTTAGGTCACTCACCCAGGGTCACACACAGCCGGTGAATgccagaggcaggatttgaacccaggcaggctAACTCTTCACCACTACATCAAACTGCCTCCAGAAGTCCTTCTTAGATTCCCTGCAAAGAGGGCTGAgagtcagtgggctgggcagATCCTGTGCCTTCCACCAGCAAAATGCTTCTGGCCTATCTGCCCCTGAGGTTGGGGAGAAACAGACTGGTTTTATAAAATTACCTGGTTCTGCCTGGGAATGTTTTAAacgtgctttaaaaaaaaaaaaaaacaggccaggcgtggtggctcacgcctgtaatcccagcactttggaggctgaggcgggcagatcacaaggtcaggagatcgaaccatcctggctaacatggtctctactaaaaatacaaaaaaaattagccatggtggtgcatgcctgtagtcccagctacttgggaggctgaggcaggagaatcacttgaacctgggaggcagaggttgcagtgagccgagattacaccactgcactccagcctgggtgacagagcgagactccgtttccaaaaaaaaaaaagtactaagtGACCTTTCTATCCTAGAAATGGCCCCAGAATCACTGGTGAAGCAGCCAACTCTAGGGACACCCATGCCCAGGCCACCTGTGCCCTGGCTGTGTGCAGGACTCAGGTGGGCAGGCCCCAGTAGCCAGGCGAGCCAGATGGAGGTGGCTCGCTCGCGAAGGTGGGCCGCCAGGCACTGGGACTCAGTTTTATTCTGAAACCATCGGGGACTGCCAGGCTCATGGCTGGACAGCAGCAGCACAGAAGCATCTGCCTACTCGTCACTCATCTCAGCTGAAGGGTCTGTGCCCACTGGCCCTTTCCACCCTCCCCCAGGGGAGAGCCCAGCGTGCACCCCAGCTACACACCTGCCTCCTTACAGGTGGCTGCCAGAATCCGCCCGGTGGCTGATTATTAAGGGCAAACCAGACCAAGCGCTTCAGGAGCTCAGAAAGGTGGCCAGGATAAATGGCCACAAGGAGGCCAAGAACTTGACCATAGAGGTGAGAGGCTGCTGTCTGTGACTTGACCTGGGACAGGACATGCACTGATGGATCGTCTATGTGGCCTCCAACATCAGTACCACCCACTCCAGCACCACCTCCACTAGCACCACCACCAGCATCTCCACAGACACCACCaacacctccaccaccacctccacacaGACATCACCACCACTAATCCCAATACCATTGCCAACAGCACCACCACCGTCCACAACCACCATCACCTTCACCGCCATCACTccatcaccaccagcaccaccaatACCATCACTAACCCCACAGCCACCATCTCTGCAAAACATCTCCACCACCTTCACCACCATCGTCACCATCAGTAACAGCACTGTCATTATCAACAGCGCCCACACCGTCACCTCTATCACCCACCACCTCCACCCGCACGTAGCACACGCCCACCTCACGGGGCTTCTCGATGTGTCTGGGGAAACAGAATGTGCTTATGTGAAGGTAGCTGTTTTCAGGAAGCAGGTGCTGCCAGAGATTAGAGTGAAGATGGGGCGGGAGGATCAAGGAAGACTTCCAGAAGCGGGCAAGCTAGAGCTGAGAGGACCAGGGCTGAGTCAAACGGGCAGAAGAGCCAGGGCCTGGAGAGAACTTTTTCTGCTCCATTCCTGCCCCCTCCCCTAGAGATCCGgcttccagaggctgaggcccagGACAGGCTCCCGGTCACTCTGGCCACTTGGACAGTTCTCTGGCACAGGGGGTGGGCGGGGCCATTGCCCCACCATTCACAGTGCCCCCATTCTCCCCGGAAGGTGCTGATGTCCAGCATGGAGGAGGAGGCAGCCTCTGCAAAGGAGCCGCGGTCGGTGCTGGACCTGTTCTGCATGCCTGTGCTCCGCTGGAGGAGCTGCGCCATGCTGGTGGTGAAGTACGCCGTCCTGGCGTCCCTCCCCAAGGCAGGGCTGGGACAGGCAGGAGGCAGGGTGTCTGGGGGAAACAGCACCCACAGGCCTCAAGGGGGTGCATTTCTGTCTGGGACAGGACGCAGGcagccccaggaggcaggagtCCTGGCAGACCCCAGAGAGGGACTGTGCACTGGTGGGGTCTGGAGGCTGCCATCTGCAGGAAGCCAGAGGGAAAGGCTGGGGGTCCCAGGGTCCCAGGGAGGTCCCAAGACAGGGGCAGAGCCAAGGTCCCTAAAGCCAGGGGACCAGCCGTGGCCGAGGAATACCACTGTTTGTCAGCATTAGAGACTTACCACTTTCCTAGAAACTATGGCCGTGCTCCTAGAGGGTGAACCCGCATTAGCTGACCCCTCCATGCAACCCCACTTCACTGATGGGGAAAGGGGATCCCAGAGGGGTAAGCAACAAGCCCAAGATGATAGAGCCTGCATTGGAACCGGGCTGAGCTAGCACTTGGCTTACTGGTACTGTCACCGCCCAGGGCCCGCACGACCAGACCCTGGCCCACCCAAGGTCATCTGGGCCCAGGAAAAGGCCCTTAAAACAAATTCAGTTCCTCTGACATCCAAAAGAGCATATTAAAAAGCAAggaccaggccgggcacggtggctcacacctgtaatcccagcactttgggaggctgaggcgggcggatcacaaggtcaggagatcgagaccacagtgaaaccccgtctctactaaaaatacaaaaaattagccgggcgcggtggcgggcgcttgtagtcccagctacttgggaggctgaggcaggagaatggcaggaacctgggaggcggagcttgcagtgagccgagatcacgccactgcactccagccagggggacagagcgagactccgtctcaaaaaaaaaaaaaaaaaagcaaggaccAGTCAGGCGTGgtactcaagcctgtaatccctcactttgggaggctgaggcagaaggatcgcttgagcccaggagttcaagaccagcctgggtagcatagtGAGACGCTcttatctctactgaaaatcaaaaagtgaggcaggaggatcactggagcccaggagatagaggctgcactgagctgagattgtgctactgcactccagcctggacaacagagcaaagaaaaaaaccttggGACCAGGTTTGACTGGGACttttatcttgaaataaaattgaagcttaggaaaatgtttcttttatgcTATATTTAACCACATATGGGTTATGATGGCAAATATTTGCTAATCTTAGAACAAAGATAGAtcaaatgccttttttaaaaaacttcaatttttttctgataaatcaGAAGAAGTGCTCTTGCTGCAAACACCCGGgaccagtttaaaaaaaagaaaaaaacaaccttcCAGGATTCCTCAGGGGCCGGCTCTGCAACCTTTGTTATTCAAATCAGAGGCTTTGAAGCCGGTGACCTTGCGGGTTTTCTTGTCTTGACTTGTTAACCCAGTTGTTATCTGTCCAAGGCTCCAGCATCGGCCGCTTTTGAGCATCAGCCAAGTGACTCTCACGTCACTCACATAAACTTCATGAAACACTGCGGCTTGTGCATGAATTGCGATTTTACTCTGCCGTGGTTGGGCTGGTGTTGTCCAATGTTTATTGGGTGATGCAATCAGGTGACCCCTAAGGGGAGGGCCGGGAGGAGTGTCTGGGTTGAGCAGGGAGGGACACAGATTTTAGACTTGGCGGGGAAGAATTTTACCTTGCAGCCACTTGTGGATCCAAATCCCGTCTCCAAACCATGAGAATTTAAATACTGTAAATTCAGCTACTCGTGAGCCGGTGGGTGGGGGAGTGGGCAGAAAGCAGACCCTGAGATGGaccagagaagggaaggggagatgcAGCCATAGCCTGGGCCCGGCCCAGCCCCTGGGAGCATGGTAGCTGGGGCCCTTCTAGGTGGTCCCTCTGCCCCGTGAAGCAGTCACAGGCTGCTCACCCCAGAGGAGGGGCAGCACTCCCAGGGGCTGGGGGACAGGCTTTCCATCCTGAATGCGGTCTGGGCAGTGCAGCCCAGGGACTCCCGAAAGGCCCCATCCTGCCATGATTCCATCTTCCAAAACAAGGGAACTGGCACAGTGTGATTGGTAATTGGAATCAAAGTCAGAGAGGGCTAGGCCGGAAG from Rhinopithecus roxellana isolate Shanxi Qingling chromosome 15, ASM756505v1, whole genome shotgun sequence includes:
- the SLC22A11 gene encoding solute carrier family 22 member 11 isoform X2 codes for the protein MAFSKLLEQAGGMGLFQTLQVLTFILPCLVIPSQMLLENFSAAVPGHRCWTHLLDNGSAVPANMTLKALLTISIPPGPNWEPHQCRRFRQPQWQLLDPNATATSWNEADTEPCVDGWVYDRSVFTSTIVAKWDLVCSSQGLKPLSQSIFMSGILVGSFIWGLVSYRFGRKPMLSWCCLQLAVAGTSTIFAPTFVIYCGLRFVAAFGMAGIFLSSLTLMVEWTMTSRRAATMTVVGCAFSAGQAALGGLAFALRDWRTLQLAASVPFFAISLISWWLPESARWLIIKGKPDQALQELRKVARINGHKEAKNLTIEVLMSSMEEEAASAKEPRSVLDLFCMPVLRWRSCAMLVVKMTADGILHSVGRLGAMMGPLILMSRQALPLLPPLLYGVISIASSLVVLFFLPETRGLPLPDTIQDLESQKSTAAQGNRQEAVTVESTSL
- the SLC22A11 gene encoding solute carrier family 22 member 11 isoform X1, which codes for MAFSKLLEQAGGMGLFQTLQVLTFILPCLVIPSQMLLENFSAAVPGHRCWTHLLDNGSAVPANMTLKALLTISIPPGPNWEPHQCRRFRQPQWQLLDPNATATSWNEADTEPCVDGWVYDRSVFTSTIVAKWDLVCSSQGLKPLSQSIFMSGILVGSFIWGLVSYRFGRKPMLSWCCLQLAVAGTSTIFAPTFVIYCGLRFVAAFGMAGIFLSSLTLMVEWTMTSRRAATMTVVGCAFSAGQAALGGLAFALRDWRTLQLAASVPFFAISLISWWLPESARWLIIKGKPDQALQELRKVARINGHKEAKNLTIEVLMSSMEEEAASAKEPRSVLDLFCMPVLRWRSCAMLVVNFSLLISYYGLVFDLQSLGRDIFLLQVLFGAVDFLGRATTALLLSFLGRRTIQAGSQVMAGLAILANMLVPQDLQTLRVVFAVLGKGCFGISLTCLSIYKAELFPTPLRMTADGILHSVGRLGAMMGPLILMSRQALPLLPPLLYGVISIASSLVVLFFLPETRGLPLPDTIQDLESQKSTAAQGNRQEAVTVESTSL
- the SLC22A11 gene encoding solute carrier family 22 member 11 isoform X3 is translated as MTSGNSAAGESGWDLVCSSQGLKPLSQSIFMSGILVGSFIWGLVSYRFGRKPMLSWCCLQLAVAGTSTIFAPTFVIYCGLRFVAAFGMAGIFLSSLTLMVEWTMTSRRAATMTVVGCAFSAGQAALGGLAFALRDWRTLQLAASVPFFAISLISWWLPESARWLIIKGKPDQALQELRKVARINGHKEAKNLTIEVLMSSMEEEAASAKEPRSVLDLFCMPVLRWRSCAMLVVNFSLLISYYGLVFDLQSLGRDIFLLQVLFGAVDFLGRATTALLLSFLGRRTIQAGSQVMAGLAILANMLVPQDLQTLRVVFAVLGKGCFGISLTCLSIYKAELFPTPLRMTADGILHSVGRLGAMMGPLILMSRQALPLLPPLLYGVISIASSLVVLFFLPETRGLPLPDTIQDLESQKSTAAQGNRQEAVTVESTSL